A window of Longimicrobium sp. contains these coding sequences:
- a CDS encoding DUF433 domain-containing protein, whose amino-acid sequence MPDNRPVALPDGSVIHSDPEIMGGTPVFVGTRVPVDTLVEYLTGGYSLDEFLDNFPTVRREQASAFLRRATSALLHRLG is encoded by the coding sequence ATGCCCGACAATCGTCCTGTCGCCCTGCCAGACGGCAGCGTGATCCACAGCGATCCTGAGATCATGGGCGGGACGCCCGTCTTCGTCGGTACTCGCGTTCCAGTGGATACGCTGGTGGAGTATCTGACCGGTGGCTACTCTCTCGACGAGTTTCTGGACAACTTCCCAACCGTTCGCCGCGAGCAGGCGAGCGCCTTCCTTCGCCGGGCAACGAGCGCGCTGCTCCATCGGCTCGGCTGA
- a CDS encoding heavy metal translocating P-type ATPase — MEAKTTAGPDPGARGNRDKDPARPMVQLTSAPPRRGEGAPGGERVDLPITGMTCAACARRIEKQLSKAPGVRRAGVNFATARATVEYDPAAAGVRDFIRVVEDAGYGTAGTARADFAVDDSARPSGSSQPLEKHLLAQPGVVSAAFNLGTMDVRVEYLPGTTGAAALRRAVEDFGYRVRDVPGGGEGAAAESLAAAHAAEYRSLRGRFWVAALLSLPVLVMAMSHGRVPWLAFRGQEWVQLALTTPVVLWAGAQFYRGAWAALRHRAADMNTLIATGTGTAYLYSVAATLFPGFFAMGAHAGMAMEGGARAPVYFEAASVIIALILLGRLLESRAKGRTGEAIRRLVELQAKTARVVRGGAEADVPVEEVVPGDVVVVRPGEKIPVDGVVVDGASAVDESMLTGESLPVEKGPGDEVFGATLNRTGAFRFTATRVGRDTALQQIVKLVQDAQGSRAPIARLADVVSGIFTPVVISIAIAAFAAWFVLGPEETRFTMALVSFVSVLIIACPCALGLATPTAILVGTGKGAEHGVLIKGGESLETAHKLDTIVLDKTGTLTRGEPALTDVAPADGFGADELLRLAASAERGSEHPVGEAVVRGARERNLALADAAGFRAVAGHGIEAVVEGRAVLLGNARLLRERGIDASAWEERAAALADEGKTPMFAAVDGRPAGLLAVADTLKPGSREAVAALEEMGLEVVMITGDNRRTAQAVARQAGIDRVLAEVLPEGKAREVKRLQEEERKRVGMVGDGINDAPALAQADVGIAIGTGTDVAIEASDVTLIRGDLRGVVTAIRLSRATIRTVKQNLFWAFVYNVIGIPVAAGVLYPVTGWLLSPVLASAAMSLSSVSVVANSLRLRRFRGGA; from the coding sequence ATGGAAGCGAAAACGACGGCGGGCCCGGACCCCGGCGCCCGCGGGAACAGAGATAAAGATCCGGCGCGGCCGATGGTGCAGCTCACGTCCGCGCCGCCGCGCCGCGGCGAAGGCGCCCCCGGCGGCGAGCGCGTGGACCTGCCGATCACGGGGATGACGTGCGCGGCGTGCGCCCGGCGCATCGAGAAGCAGCTGTCGAAGGCGCCCGGGGTGCGGCGCGCGGGGGTGAACTTCGCCACGGCGCGCGCCACCGTGGAGTACGACCCGGCGGCTGCCGGCGTGCGCGACTTCATCAGGGTGGTCGAGGACGCCGGCTACGGGACCGCGGGGACGGCGCGCGCCGACTTCGCGGTGGACGACTCGGCGCGCCCCTCCGGCTCTTCGCAGCCGCTGGAGAAGCACCTGCTGGCGCAGCCGGGCGTCGTCTCGGCCGCCTTCAACCTGGGGACGATGGACGTGCGGGTGGAGTACCTCCCGGGCACGACCGGCGCCGCCGCGCTCCGCCGCGCCGTCGAGGACTTCGGCTACCGGGTGCGCGACGTCCCCGGCGGCGGAGAGGGCGCGGCGGCGGAGTCGCTGGCGGCGGCGCACGCGGCCGAGTACCGGAGCTTGCGCGGCCGCTTCTGGGTGGCCGCGCTCCTCTCGCTCCCCGTGCTGGTGATGGCGATGTCGCACGGGCGCGTCCCGTGGCTCGCCTTCCGGGGGCAGGAGTGGGTGCAGCTCGCGCTGACCACCCCGGTGGTCCTCTGGGCGGGCGCGCAGTTCTACCGCGGCGCCTGGGCGGCGCTCCGCCACCGCGCGGCGGACATGAACACGCTGATCGCCACGGGCACCGGCACGGCGTACCTCTACTCCGTCGCGGCGACCCTCTTCCCCGGCTTCTTCGCCATGGGCGCCCACGCGGGGATGGCCATGGAGGGCGGGGCGCGCGCGCCGGTCTACTTCGAGGCGGCCTCCGTCATCATCGCGCTGATCCTGCTGGGGCGGCTGCTGGAGTCGCGCGCCAAGGGGAGGACGGGCGAGGCGATCCGCCGGCTCGTGGAGCTGCAGGCGAAGACGGCGCGCGTGGTCCGCGGCGGCGCGGAGGCGGACGTGCCCGTGGAGGAGGTGGTCCCCGGCGACGTGGTGGTGGTCCGCCCGGGCGAGAAGATCCCGGTCGACGGCGTGGTCGTGGACGGCGCCTCGGCGGTGGACGAGTCGATGCTCACCGGCGAGAGCCTGCCGGTGGAGAAGGGGCCGGGCGACGAGGTGTTCGGCGCCACGCTGAACCGCACCGGCGCCTTCCGCTTCACGGCGACCCGGGTGGGCAGGGACACGGCGCTGCAGCAGATCGTGAAGCTGGTGCAGGACGCGCAGGGCTCGCGCGCCCCGATCGCGCGCCTGGCCGACGTGGTGAGCGGGATCTTCACCCCGGTGGTGATCTCCATCGCCATCGCCGCCTTCGCGGCCTGGTTCGTCCTGGGCCCGGAGGAGACGCGCTTCACCATGGCGCTAGTGAGCTTCGTGTCGGTGCTGATCATCGCCTGCCCGTGCGCGCTGGGGCTGGCGACTCCCACGGCGATCCTGGTGGGCACCGGGAAGGGCGCCGAGCACGGGGTGCTGATCAAGGGCGGCGAGAGCCTGGAGACGGCGCACAAGCTCGACACCATCGTCCTGGACAAGACCGGCACCCTCACCCGCGGCGAGCCCGCGCTGACGGACGTGGCCCCGGCGGACGGCTTCGGCGCGGACGAGCTGCTGCGGCTGGCCGCCTCGGCCGAGCGCGGGAGCGAGCACCCGGTGGGCGAGGCGGTGGTGCGCGGCGCGCGGGAGCGCAACCTCGCGCTCGCCGACGCGGCGGGCTTCCGCGCCGTGGCGGGGCACGGGATCGAGGCCGTCGTCGAGGGCCGTGCGGTGCTCCTCGGCAACGCGAGGCTGCTGCGCGAGCGGGGGATCGACGCGAGCGCGTGGGAGGAGCGCGCCGCGGCGCTGGCGGACGAGGGGAAGACGCCGATGTTCGCCGCGGTGGACGGGCGCCCGGCGGGGCTCCTGGCCGTGGCCGACACGCTCAAGCCCGGGTCGCGCGAGGCGGTGGCGGCGCTCGAGGAGATGGGTCTCGAGGTGGTGATGATCACCGGCGACAACCGCCGCACCGCCCAGGCCGTGGCGCGCCAGGCGGGGATCGACCGCGTGCTGGCCGAGGTGCTCCCCGAGGGGAAGGCGCGCGAGGTGAAGCGGCTGCAGGAAGAGGAGCGGAAGCGGGTGGGGATGGTGGGCGACGGGATCAACGACGCCCCCGCGCTGGCGCAGGCCGACGTGGGCATCGCCATCGGCACGGGGACCGACGTGGCGATCGAGGCCAGCGACGTGACGCTGATCCGCGGCGACCTGCGCGGCGTGGTGACGGCCATCCGCCTGTCGCGGGCCACCATCCGCACGGTGAAGCAGAACCTGTTCTGGGCCTTCGTCTACAACGTGATCGGCATCCCCGTGGCCGCGGGCGTGCTGTACCCGGTCACCGGCTGGCTCCTCTCCCCCGTGCTCGCCAGCGCCGCGATGTCGCTGAGCTCGGTGAGCGTGGTGGCGAACTCGCTCAGGCTGCGGAGGTTCAGGGGAGGTGCGTGA
- a CDS encoding MerR family transcriptional regulator: MTRLWKVGELARSTGLSVRTLHHYDEIGLLSPSHRTQSGHRQYGEGDVARLQQIVSLRSLGLPLEEIRGALDRRGLSLAEVIRLHAARLREQLDMQRRLVERLEAVAAGLDRAEGVSAEELIRMMEMIKMHEKYYTPEQLEQIKARGEEYGPERIRQFEAEWAQLMADVQAEMDRGTDPADPRVQDMARRWMELVSAFTGGDPGIASSVKRMWQEEEQIHGIDTANMRRMGEYIGRAHAAAQSAG, encoded by the coding sequence GTGACGAGGCTCTGGAAGGTGGGCGAGCTGGCGCGCAGCACGGGGCTGTCCGTGCGCACGCTGCACCACTACGACGAGATCGGGCTGCTCTCGCCGTCGCACCGCACGCAGTCGGGGCACCGGCAGTACGGGGAGGGCGACGTGGCGAGGCTGCAGCAGATCGTTTCGCTGAGGAGCCTGGGGCTGCCGCTGGAGGAGATCCGCGGCGCCCTGGACCGGCGCGGGCTCTCCCTGGCCGAGGTGATCCGGCTCCACGCGGCCCGGCTGCGGGAGCAGCTCGACATGCAGCGCCGGCTGGTGGAGCGCCTGGAGGCGGTCGCCGCCGGGCTGGACCGGGCGGAGGGCGTCTCCGCCGAGGAACTGATCCGCATGATGGAGATGATCAAGATGCACGAGAAATACTACACTCCCGAGCAGCTGGAGCAGATCAAGGCCCGCGGCGAGGAGTACGGGCCGGAGCGCATCCGCCAGTTCGAGGCCGAGTGGGCGCAGCTCATGGCCGACGTCCAGGCCGAGATGGACAGGGGGACCGACCCGGCGGACCCGCGGGTGCAGGACATGGCCCGGCGCTGGATGGAGCTGGTGAGCGCGTTCACCGGCGGCGACCCCGGGATCGCGAGCTCCGTGAAGCGCATGTGGCAGGAGGAGGAGCAGATCCACGGGATCGACACCGCCAACATGCGCCGGATGGGCGAGTACATCGGCCGCGCCCACGCCGCCGCGCAGAGCGCGGGGTGA
- a CDS encoding alpha-amylase family glycosyl hydrolase, with amino-acid sequence MRRFGPDDPREPEPWEEPEPWQPPEDPPPAPEVISASALNPARVDPIIDSLIASSVDPDAVAAGPDVPQEPSAAEVLGEPAARAREPAAEPAPEPAAESSAESDSGADADQEATPEAAGADEAPHAEAPDGGAAEESSPQPSPSAEAPQPSPHAGMGAVLHGEGVSFRVWAPHAEAVSVVGTFNDWNADAHPLAHEGNGYWSADLPGAKAGDEYRFAIRGGGQTLGRIDPYARDVTSSVGNAIVVDPAFDWGDESGYRMPPWNELVVYELHVGTFNDQPGDHPGSFASVIARLPYLRELGVNCIELMPSVEFAADFSWGYNPAHIFAIESAFGGPADLKRLVKAAHEHGIAVIFDVVYNHFGPSDLDLWQFDGWSENGKGGIYFYNDHRSSTPWGDTRPDYGREEVRQFIRDNALMWLEEFRFDGLRWDATAYIRNVFGNDGDPSHDLGDGWGLMQRINRETDFRQPWKLHVAEDLRNNGWIVRDAEAGGAGFDTQWDGEFVHPVRRAVVAMHDEGRSMEELRRAVEHRYEGDPCKRVIYTESHDEVANGHARVPEEIWPGEAGSWFSRKRSTLGAALVFTSPGIPMLFQGQEILEDRWFEDGDPIDWTRLDAFGGVHLLYGDLVRLRRNWFDTTRGLSGPHVHVHHVNDADKVLAFHRWEGGGPRDDVVVLLNFANRAYDSYVIGFPRGGEWKVRLNSDWSGYGADYGDHPSWHVAADGPAMHGMPASGSVSIGPYTAVILSQDE; translated from the coding sequence ATGCGCCGCTTCGGACCCGACGATCCGCGCGAGCCCGAGCCGTGGGAGGAGCCCGAGCCGTGGCAGCCGCCCGAAGACCCGCCGCCCGCGCCTGAAGTGATTTCCGCGAGCGCGCTCAACCCCGCGCGCGTCGACCCGATCATCGACTCCCTGATCGCGTCCTCCGTCGACCCCGACGCGGTGGCCGCGGGGCCCGACGTCCCCCAGGAGCCGTCCGCCGCGGAGGTGCTGGGCGAGCCGGCCGCGCGCGCACGCGAGCCCGCCGCCGAGCCTGCGCCCGAGCCGGCGGCGGAAAGCTCCGCGGAATCCGACTCCGGCGCGGACGCGGACCAGGAGGCCACGCCCGAGGCGGCCGGAGCGGACGAGGCGCCGCACGCGGAGGCACCGGACGGCGGCGCGGCGGAGGAATCCTCGCCGCAGCCGTCGCCATCCGCGGAGGCGCCGCAGCCGTCGCCGCACGCGGGGATGGGGGCGGTGCTGCACGGCGAGGGCGTCTCCTTCCGCGTCTGGGCGCCGCACGCCGAAGCGGTCTCGGTCGTGGGCACCTTCAACGACTGGAACGCCGACGCGCACCCGCTGGCCCACGAGGGGAACGGCTACTGGTCGGCGGACCTCCCCGGCGCGAAGGCGGGCGACGAGTACCGCTTCGCCATCCGCGGCGGCGGGCAGACCCTCGGCAGGATCGACCCGTACGCGCGCGACGTCACCAGCTCGGTGGGCAACGCCATCGTGGTGGACCCCGCCTTCGACTGGGGCGACGAGTCGGGCTACCGGATGCCGCCCTGGAACGAGCTGGTCGTCTACGAGCTGCACGTGGGCACCTTCAACGACCAGCCCGGGGACCACCCGGGGAGCTTCGCCAGCGTCATCGCGCGCCTGCCGTACCTGCGCGAGCTGGGCGTCAACTGCATCGAGCTGATGCCCTCGGTGGAGTTCGCGGCCGACTTCTCGTGGGGGTACAACCCGGCGCACATCTTCGCCATCGAGAGCGCCTTCGGCGGCCCGGCCGACCTGAAGCGGCTGGTGAAGGCGGCGCACGAGCACGGCATCGCGGTGATCTTCGACGTGGTCTACAACCACTTCGGCCCCAGCGACCTGGACCTCTGGCAGTTCGACGGGTGGAGCGAGAACGGCAAGGGCGGGATCTACTTCTACAACGACCATCGCTCGAGCACGCCGTGGGGCGACACGCGCCCCGACTACGGGCGCGAGGAGGTGCGGCAGTTCATCCGCGACAACGCGCTGATGTGGCTGGAGGAGTTCCGCTTCGACGGGCTGCGCTGGGACGCCACGGCGTACATCCGCAACGTCTTCGGCAACGACGGCGACCCGTCGCACGACCTGGGCGACGGGTGGGGCCTGATGCAGCGCATCAACCGCGAGACCGACTTCCGCCAGCCCTGGAAGCTGCACGTGGCCGAGGACCTCCGGAACAACGGCTGGATCGTGCGCGACGCGGAGGCCGGCGGCGCCGGGTTCGACACGCAGTGGGACGGCGAGTTCGTGCACCCGGTGCGCCGCGCGGTGGTCGCCATGCACGACGAGGGGCGCAGCATGGAGGAGCTGCGCCGCGCCGTGGAGCACCGCTACGAGGGCGACCCCTGTAAGCGCGTGATCTACACGGAGAGCCATGACGAGGTAGCCAACGGGCACGCGCGGGTGCCGGAGGAGATCTGGCCGGGAGAGGCGGGGAGCTGGTTCTCGCGCAAGCGCTCCACGCTGGGGGCGGCGCTGGTGTTCACCTCGCCGGGGATCCCCATGCTCTTCCAGGGGCAGGAGATCCTGGAGGACCGCTGGTTCGAGGACGGCGACCCGATCGACTGGACCAGGCTCGACGCCTTCGGCGGCGTGCACCTGCTGTACGGCGACCTGGTCCGGCTGCGCCGCAACTGGTTCGACACCACGCGGGGCTTAAGCGGCCCGCACGTGCACGTGCACCACGTGAACGACGCCGACAAGGTGCTCGCCTTCCACCGCTGGGAGGGCGGCGGCCCGCGCGACGACGTGGTGGTGCTGCTGAACTTCGCCAACCGCGCGTACGACAGCTACGTGATCGGCTTCCCGCGCGGCGGCGAGTGGAAGGTGCGGCTGAACAGCGACTGGAGCGGCTACGGCGCCGACTACGGCGACCACCCCAGCTGGCACGTCGCCGCCGACGGGCCCGCGATGCACGGCATGCCCGCCAGCGGCAGCGTGAGCATCGGCCCGTACACGGCCGTCATCCTGTCGCAGGACGAGTAG
- a CDS encoding ATP-binding protein: protein MSPSAQAPAREHDARFGATRDGVCVLSPDWRIRYMNASMLEILRLIGREEGIQTLWDALPGWERTPAADRLREAMESDRPQRFRVDGERGAGRVWEVEAEPLETGELRVRLRNVTAEARAQQAEERFREATVSLAEREERLEGIVAGAPVGIVLLDADTFTVREANEFYHQFLEGEWRRPGAIVGHATPEFIPDWHAAGLQETFERVRDSGQAFEISEFEFHGFARGTTYFRFTLQPIPAGPRPRYLLLMVVEITEQVLARRRAEAERRALYDVLATLPVGVLVAEAPSGRTTYLNPAGAALGGRSADELTAAEVGEYTARWRICRPTGEPYPPGELPIARALRGETTRDAEMVLRLPDGAERTVLVSGVPLLDAEGRVDRGMVVFYDLTDRLRLERALLERSRELEAAAAEAALRAEESRALREIGRALVSELEPDRVLQMAAGYARELLGARGSSVCLLLPGGQEFRVSPALGTLGQLDGTVFPYPGSVMEQVVADDEPILYNAVDEVRPTSPVLPLVRRLRLRNLLFVPLRAFGRTLGVLNAVDREEPFGPEQVRLLSALADSVALAIHNAGAFAAERRRAEENRALLAAAEALTSTLDADEVTRRIATIACDLTRADGAGLTLLSGERGERSQMMAAVGMLEPMAGAESPSAGSLTELVTRGGRPLLLSLSELDDAVTSRGALTALGAEHGAVVPVRAGDDVVGLLGVVRTADTGPFSDDDLRVLSLLADQAALAVRNARLYESARSASRAKSEFLAMMSHELRTPLNALEGYASLLEEGIYGPVNEAQMRALDRMRVSRRHLMALIDKVLDLARVEAGTRRPELEVVEVDALVEQVAEAMRGAAEAKGLALEMEAGGAGRLRTDAGLVRQILTNLLGNSIKFTEAGAVRVRTRREGETVTVEVEDTGPGIAPQHQDRVFEAFFQVDPSTTRKEGGTGLGLALSRDFARLLGGEITLRSTPGEGSTFALQLPVGESA from the coding sequence GTGAGCCCCTCGGCCCAGGCCCCCGCCCGGGAGCACGACGCCCGCTTCGGCGCCACGCGCGACGGCGTGTGCGTGCTGTCGCCGGACTGGCGCATCCGCTACATGAACGCCTCCATGCTGGAGATCCTGCGCCTGATCGGGCGCGAGGAGGGGATCCAGACGCTCTGGGACGCGCTCCCCGGCTGGGAGCGCACCCCCGCGGCCGACCGGCTGCGCGAGGCCATGGAGAGCGACCGCCCGCAGCGCTTCCGCGTGGACGGCGAGCGCGGCGCGGGGCGCGTCTGGGAGGTGGAGGCGGAGCCGCTGGAGACGGGCGAGCTGCGCGTGCGGCTGCGCAACGTGACGGCCGAGGCGCGCGCCCAGCAGGCCGAGGAGCGCTTCCGCGAGGCCACCGTCTCGCTCGCCGAGCGCGAGGAGCGGCTGGAGGGGATCGTGGCCGGCGCGCCCGTGGGGATCGTGCTGCTGGACGCCGACACCTTCACCGTGCGCGAGGCGAACGAGTTCTACCACCAGTTCCTGGAGGGCGAGTGGCGGCGTCCGGGGGCGATCGTGGGGCACGCCACGCCCGAGTTCATCCCCGACTGGCACGCCGCGGGGCTGCAGGAGACCTTCGAGCGGGTGCGCGACAGCGGCCAGGCGTTCGAGATCTCGGAGTTCGAGTTCCACGGCTTCGCGCGCGGCACCACCTACTTCCGCTTCACCCTGCAGCCGATCCCCGCCGGCCCCCGGCCGCGCTACCTGCTGCTGATGGTGGTGGAGATCACCGAGCAGGTGCTGGCCCGCCGCCGGGCCGAGGCGGAGCGCCGGGCGCTCTACGACGTGCTGGCCACGCTCCCCGTGGGCGTGCTGGTGGCCGAGGCGCCCTCGGGGCGCACCACCTACCTGAACCCCGCGGGCGCGGCGCTCGGCGGCCGCTCGGCAGACGAGCTCACGGCGGCCGAGGTGGGCGAGTACACGGCGCGCTGGCGGATCTGCCGCCCCACCGGCGAGCCGTACCCGCCCGGCGAGCTGCCGATCGCCCGGGCGCTGCGGGGCGAGACCACGCGCGACGCCGAGATGGTGCTGCGCCTCCCCGACGGCGCGGAGCGCACGGTGCTGGTGAGCGGGGTGCCGCTCCTGGACGCCGAGGGGCGGGTGGACCGCGGGATGGTGGTGTTCTACGACCTCACCGACCGCCTGCGGCTGGAGCGCGCGCTGCTGGAGCGCAGCCGCGAGCTGGAGGCGGCCGCGGCCGAGGCGGCGCTGCGCGCGGAGGAGAGCCGGGCGCTGCGCGAGATCGGCCGGGCGCTGGTGTCGGAGCTGGAGCCCGACCGGGTGCTGCAGATGGCGGCCGGCTACGCGCGCGAGCTGCTGGGGGCGCGGGGGAGCTCGGTGTGCCTGCTGCTCCCCGGCGGCCAGGAGTTCCGGGTGAGCCCGGCGCTGGGGACGCTGGGCCAGCTGGACGGGACGGTCTTCCCCTACCCCGGCTCGGTGATGGAGCAGGTGGTGGCCGACGACGAGCCGATCCTCTACAACGCGGTCGACGAGGTGCGCCCCACCAGCCCCGTGCTCCCCCTGGTGCGGCGCCTGCGCCTCCGGAACCTGCTCTTCGTCCCCCTGCGCGCCTTCGGGCGCACGCTGGGGGTGCTGAACGCGGTGGACCGCGAGGAGCCCTTCGGCCCCGAGCAGGTGCGGCTGCTCTCCGCGCTGGCCGACTCGGTGGCGCTGGCCATCCACAACGCGGGGGCGTTCGCGGCCGAGCGGCGCCGCGCCGAGGAGAACCGCGCGCTCCTGGCCGCGGCCGAGGCGCTCACCTCCACGCTCGACGCCGACGAGGTGACGCGCCGCATCGCCACCATCGCCTGCGACCTGACGCGGGCGGACGGGGCGGGGCTCACGCTCCTCTCCGGCGAGCGCGGCGAGCGCTCCCAGATGATGGCGGCGGTGGGGATGCTGGAGCCGATGGCGGGCGCCGAGAGCCCCAGCGCGGGCTCGCTCACCGAGCTGGTGACGCGCGGGGGCCGCCCCCTCCTCCTCTCCCTCTCGGAGCTGGACGACGCGGTCACCTCCAGGGGAGCGCTGACCGCGCTCGGGGCCGAGCACGGGGCGGTGGTGCCGGTGCGCGCCGGCGACGACGTGGTGGGGCTCCTGGGCGTGGTGCGCACGGCCGACACCGGCCCGTTCTCGGACGACGACCTGCGCGTGCTCTCTCTCCTGGCCGACCAGGCGGCGCTGGCGGTGAGGAACGCGCGGCTCTACGAGTCGGCGCGCTCGGCGAGCCGCGCCAAGAGCGAGTTCCTGGCCATGATGAGCCACGAGCTGCGCACGCCGCTGAACGCGCTGGAGGGGTACGCGAGCCTGCTGGAGGAGGGGATCTACGGCCCGGTGAACGAGGCGCAGATGCGCGCGCTGGACCGCATGCGCGTCTCGCGCCGGCACCTGATGGCGCTGATCGACAAGGTGCTGGACCTGGCGCGGGTGGAGGCCGGCACCCGCCGCCCGGAGCTGGAGGTGGTGGAGGTGGACGCGCTGGTGGAGCAGGTGGCCGAGGCCATGCGCGGCGCGGCGGAGGCCAAGGGCCTGGCGCTGGAGATGGAGGCGGGTGGCGCCGGGCGGCTGCGCACCGACGCCGGCCTGGTGCGGCAGATCCTCACCAACCTGCTGGGCAACTCCATCAAGTTCACCGAGGCCGGCGCCGTGCGGGTGCGCACCCGCCGCGAAGGCGAGACGGTGACGGTGGAGGTGGAGGACACCGGTCCGGGGATCGCGCCCCAGCACCAGGACCGCGTCTTCGAGGCGTTCTTCCAGGTCGACCCCTCCACCACGCGCAAGGAGGGCGGCACCGGCCTGGGCCTGGCCCTCTCGCGCGACTTCGCCCGGCTCCTGGGCGGCGAGATCACGCTGCGCAGCACCCCCGGCGAGGGGTCGACGTTCGCGCTGCAGCTGCCGGTGGGGGAAAGTGCGTGA
- a CDS encoding aldo/keto reductase produces MMRTELPVAPLGVTGMEITRAGFGAWAIGGAGWAFGWGSQDDDDSVTAIRHCVERGINWIDTAAAYGLGHSEEVVARALAGLPPDERPYVFTKCGLVWDERDREAPPRRVGDPASIRREVEASLRRLRVERIDLYQMHWPAEDGTPLEDYWGTLLELKAEGKARAVGLSNHDARQLAAAERLGHVDTLQPPFSAIDRDAAAAELPWCDAHETGVIVYSPMQSGLLTGAFDRARAANLPADDWRSRSPDFTGEGLERNLALAEALRPVAERHGATVAAVAVAWTLAWPGVTGAIVGARSPEQVDGWLPAATLRLTDADLDEIAGAIRRTGAGTGPERPPVPAPV; encoded by the coding sequence ATGATGAGGACGGAGCTGCCGGTGGCGCCGCTGGGCGTCACGGGGATGGAGATCACGCGCGCCGGCTTCGGCGCGTGGGCGATCGGCGGGGCGGGGTGGGCGTTCGGGTGGGGGAGCCAGGACGACGACGACTCCGTCACCGCCATCCGCCACTGCGTGGAGCGCGGGATCAACTGGATCGACACCGCGGCGGCCTACGGGCTGGGCCACTCCGAGGAGGTGGTCGCGCGGGCGCTCGCCGGGCTGCCGCCGGACGAGCGGCCGTACGTGTTCACCAAGTGCGGGCTGGTGTGGGACGAGCGCGACCGCGAAGCCCCGCCCCGGCGCGTGGGCGACCCGGCCAGCATCCGGCGCGAGGTCGAGGCGTCGCTCAGGCGCCTGCGGGTGGAGCGGATCGACCTCTACCAGATGCACTGGCCTGCGGAAGACGGCACGCCGCTGGAGGACTACTGGGGGACGCTGCTGGAGCTGAAGGCGGAGGGGAAGGCGCGCGCGGTGGGCCTCTCCAACCACGACGCCCGGCAGCTCGCCGCGGCCGAGCGGCTGGGGCACGTCGACACGCTGCAGCCGCCGTTCTCGGCCATCGACCGCGACGCGGCGGCCGCGGAGCTCCCCTGGTGCGACGCGCACGAGACCGGCGTGATCGTCTACAGCCCGATGCAGTCCGGGCTGCTGACCGGCGCCTTCGACCGGGCGCGCGCGGCGAATCTCCCCGCCGACGACTGGAGGTCGCGCTCGCCCGACTTCACCGGCGAGGGGCTGGAGCGCAACCTGGCGCTGGCGGAGGCGCTGCGCCCGGTCGCCGAGCGCCACGGGGCCACCGTGGCGGCGGTGGCGGTGGCGTGGACGCTCGCGTGGCCGGGCGTCACCGGGGCCATCGTCGGCGCGCGGAGCCCGGAGCAGGTGGACGGCTGGCTCCCCGCCGCCACCCTGCGCCTGACCGACGCGGACCTGGACGAGATCGCCGGCGCCATCCGCCGGACCGGCGCCGGGACCGGCCCGGAGCGTCCGCCGGTGCCAGCGCCGGTGTGA
- a CDS encoding metal-sensitive transcriptional regulator codes for MTENAVEPRAAVHVEGELKEQALARLRRIEGQVRGLQRMVEEERYCADVLTQIASVHEALRGVGKLLMKNHLRHCITDALRSGDERRAEDTYGEVLDLMYRHAR; via the coding sequence ATGACCGAGAACGCAGTCGAGCCGCGGGCGGCGGTGCACGTCGAGGGCGAGCTGAAGGAGCAGGCGCTCGCGCGGCTCCGCCGCATCGAGGGGCAGGTCCGCGGGCTGCAGCGGATGGTGGAGGAGGAGCGCTACTGCGCCGACGTGCTCACGCAGATCGCGTCGGTGCACGAGGCGTTGCGCGGGGTGGGGAAGCTGCTGATGAAGAACCACCTGCGCCACTGCATCACCGACGCGCTCCGCTCGGGCGACGAGCGCCGCGCCGAGGACACCTACGGCGAGGTGCTGGACCTCATGTACAGGCACGCCCGCTGA